The sequence ctcccttttttttaatatttatttatttccttttgttgcccttgttttattgttgtagttgttcttgttgtcctcgttgttggataggacagagagaaatggagagagatgggaagacaaagagggagagagaaagacagacacctgcagacctgcttcaccacctgtgaagcgaatcccttgcaggtggggagccgggggctcgaaccaagatcctcacgccggtccttgcactttgcgccacatacgcttaacccactgcgctaccacccagctcccatgtctctctcccttttaatccaaccccccctctcaatttctctctgtctctatccaaaataaattaaaaagaagaataagaaagatCAAAAAGCAGTGGTGCACATAGCAACAGAGGGTGAAGGGTTTGAACAACCAGCCTTTCCCACTGGGCAAGCCCTGCCTGGTACCCTTGCCAGTGCCTCTGGTATGAATAGTCCCCTAGATGCCAAGTTCCCAGCACGCCATCGCTGAAAGCCAACGGGAAGAATGAGAGCATGACAGCAACCACAGTCTGAAAAATAAACAGTTTATTGGGGTCCTGCCTCCACAGGGCAGAGGGGGAATCCAGGAAGAGCCGGCCTGTGTGCACGAAGCAGCCGTCACTTCAGAATCCGGATGCTCATTTTCTGCTCTATGTTCATCTTCTCTAAGGACTGGGGGACGGGCAGGGAACATTCAGGAACCTGGATCCTCTTcagcttctctcctcctcccacccccaagggCCCACCATTCCCAGGGAAGCCCTctctcactctacctcttccctcaaACGTCCCTTCTCACGGCCATCTGTCTTTGGGACTCCCACTCTCAAGACTCTCAAGGCTGCCTGACCTTGGCGAACTCGTGGAAGGACACAGCCCCATCTCCGTCCTCGTCGGCCTCCTGCACAGTGCGGTCGGTGATGCTTTCCAGCTGCTCCTCTGTCACCTGGACCCCGACCATCAGCCTGAGCACCTGGGAGgcggggagagaagagaggaggagtcaCGAATCACGGCACCCAGGACACCTGGGGCAGTTCATGACCCAGATCTCAGTCCATCCCCCACCTCAACTCCATCGCTTCTCTGAATCAGGTAGCGGTCCCTCAGTCATTTCACAGGACCATCTGTCTTCAGGCACAGCTGCATCAAGGGGTTCTAACTCCCCTCACCGGTTGTTGAGGGGAGTTGGGGGAACATCCTATGTCTTACAGGATGGTTAGTAGCTGATGGGACCCCCTAGCTACTGCATGTCCCCTCCCCTTGCAGGCTATGATACTCTGAAACATCTCTAGAGAGGGATGCTgtgatcctgggggggggggtacagcaCCCCCAGATGAGAACCACCCCCTACCACTTCCCAGTTATTCAACCACCTTTCAGCATTTCTAGCCAAGCAGAGGCAACCACCACCCACCCATCTCCCATCTCTCCCATCTCCTACAACTATCCCAGCAGCCCCCGCGGcccgcacatacacacaccctgcACCCCACACCTCCTCCTGCCCCCGGTCCCTTCCCACCTGTAACATCTCCTGCCTGGAgatcttcccatctctgtccagATCGTAGAGCTGAAATGCAACTGGAGGGGcccagagggagggagacaggaaggTGGGTTTGGGGCGGTTtgcccctttcccccccccccccagggtcagCCTCTCACTGGTGTCTCActctgggggatggggtgggggctccACAGACTCACAGCGAAGCTTATTCATCCTGCTGTTGAGGGGTTCGGGCTCCTTGGGGTCCTGGTTGCCTGTGTCTTCTTCCTCTATGGGTCGGAAATGAGCCAGGACCCGGACAAAGCCTGCGAAATCGACTTTCAGATTCCTGGGAGGAAAGGGAGTTGTGGGGTGAGGCGGGGTGTCAAATGGAGTCTCTAGTCAGTGTCCTTCATCCCCCTCTCCCATATCCCCCCTCATATGTTGTGCCCCCCacgccaccccaccccaggcctcACCCATCTGGAAAGAAGCTGTCGATGATGCGGTCTCCCAGGGGGTTCACAGCCAGTGCCCCGATCTGTTCGAGGTCGGTGCGGCTGCAAGGTCAAAGTTCAAAGGTTGAAAGACTGAGGCAGAAGGTGCAGGGTCAAGGGGGGGTGAaatctgaagggaagatggagactGAGGTGGGGGCCCCTCACCTCAGGTAACCCTTCTTGTTCTGGTCCAGAGTCCGGAACCGGCGGTAGAGACGGAGCAGGCTGGCCTGGGagactgagaggaaaggagggaaagggggtgggggagaagggggaggggagaaaagggggaaggagggaaggtggAGGAAGCTGTTCCAGGAGCAAACCGGggaagtagggagccagggatgaATGGGGGCTGCTGGCTGACCAGGGCTCCAAGGCcatccccccatccccatcctgCCTCCAGCTCTGGTCAGGGTTGGGGCAGGAGGCGCCCCCAGTCTGAGGAACTTAGACTCTCCTCGCCCACCCCTAGACCCACACCTAGACTGACCTCCAGCCCCCCAGGGaaggcccccagccccctccaagCCTCTATGCCCAGGCTAGGCCCCTAAGCCAACCCTGAGGTCCACCGCCCCCAATGCCAGAGCAGACCCCAAACCTTCTTCAGACCCTCAAGTTCTAACTTGAGGCCCCCAGCCCCTTCCCAGACAGCACCTCCCTTCCCTGGCTAGTCCCCAGCCCCTCCGGAGTCTCCCAAACCTGGGgtggcccccagcccctccctaatGCCCCCCACCATCAATACCTGGCtagtccccagcccctccccagtcTCTCATGGCTAGACTAGCCCCCAACCCTTCTCCAGCCCCCCATGACTGAGCCATCCTGTCCTTCCCCAGCCACCACCCCTTACCTAGTTAGGCCCCTCTCCCAAAGACCCCACTCCCCTCTTGCTAGCCCCCAGCCTCTTTGGCCCCCAGTCCCTttcctgcccccacacacacacacacctgttcccAGCCCCTCCGCCCTGCCCCTCCGCAGTCCGCTCCCCTCCTAGGCTTGGGCTGGTCCCTAGTCTCTGCCTAGGCAGCTCCCCACAACCtgaaaagccccccccccactcctgggccggccccagcccctccccagccaCCCCCCTCCACCCTCCAGCCCACTCACAGCCCGTCTCCCGCCTGATGTCGTCCAGGTCGGGGATGGTGGCGGTGTGGGAGCTCCCGGAGCCCATGGCCGAGCTGCAGCGCGACCCGGGACCCAGGCGATCCCTCCGCCCACCCCCAGGCACCGCCCGGGGGCCCCAGGGCCGAAGGCCACAGGCTGGGCGGGCAGCCAGGGCGCGAACCCCGGCTGCCTCACCTCCCACCAGCTGCAGAGAACAATGCCCAGGGCAGCAGGGCAGGGGCGGGGAGCAGAGACTGGGGAGGAGTCTAGGAGGTCACCCCTCCTGGGGGCCCTGCCTCGTGGGAGCCAGGCCAAGGGAAAAGGGGTGTCTGGGGCAGGGGAGCTGACCCCTGTCCCAGAATGGAGGCTGCACCCCAGGTGGAAAGGCCTGGCaggacctcccctccccaggggTGAAGTGGGACAGGGGCTCCAGACCAAAGACTGGAGGAGGGAGAGCACTGGGATGGGAGTCCCAGCTCTGGCCAAATCCCTGTAGCTTGGTCTCTGCTGAGTCCAAATAGTGCCATTGTTTAAGAGTGTGTGTAGGTGGggaatagctcagcaggtagagcgcaGATGTTACCCCTCtctgggaccagggtttgagccccaccaccaccatagggGGGCATCATGTGAAGGGAAAGATTTCATGAGAAGTGCAGTAGTGTTGGgatgtctctgcttctctgtctctcacagagagaaagaactttgTTGACAGCAGTAATCATGCACATGGGGAGCCCCAAAATAAACCCTgaacgggggggagggggggaaggaatCTCCATGACACCAGCGAGTTCCCGACATGTTGAGGAGGGGGTGTCAAACCCAGGCCTCAAGTATGTGAGCCTTGTGCTATGTCTCCAGTTCCCATGTTTTaggtaaaaataacaaaacaaaacaaattttaaaaagctatcttttttgggggggggggaggtgattttttaaatatttattttatttatttattccccttctgttgcctttgttgttttttattgtatttattattgatgtcgtcattgttggataggacagagagaaatggagagaggaggggaagacagagaggggtagagagagacacctgcagacctgcttcactacttgtgaagcgactacctgcaggtggggaaccagaggctccaacagggatccttgcgctttccgccacgAGCACttagccacatgtgtttaaccccctGAGCTACCAGCCAACTCCCTTGGGTCTATTTTCGCTTTTGAGTTTTGAAGCTACATGAAAGGTTCCAGCCATGCTTGGTGGATTGAGGCTGGGAtccaatgggggtgggggggaatggacATCCCAGAATAGCCAGGACAATATAGAATTCTTGGGCAACTCAGTAACAGAaagataatctctctctctccctctctctctctctctctctctctctctcttctttctttctttgtaatagAGCTCTGCTCATGTTTGGCTTAGGACAGTGCTAgggaacaactatatgccaccaagttagagaacctggaagaaatgaatgatttcctagatacctaccaacttccaaaactaagtaaagaggaagtggataatatgaacaggcccatcacagctaatgaaattgaaacagttatcaaaaatctccccaaaaataaaagtcctggaccagatggttttacaaatgaattctacaaaactttcaaagaagaactaatacctctacttttaaaagtcttccagaagattgaagacactggaatactccctgccagcttctatgaagccaacatcaccctgataccaaaagcagacagggacacaaccaaaaaagaaaactacagaccaatatctctgatgaacatagatgcgaaaatattgaacaaaattctagccaaccggatacagcagtatatcaaaaagattgttcatcatgaccaagtggggtttatcccaggcatgcaaggttggtttaatatacgtaaatcaatcaatgtgatccaccacatcaacaaaagcaagaccaaaaaccacatggtcatatcaatagatgcagagaaagcctttgacaaaatacaacatccctttatgatcaaaacactacaaaaaataggaatagatggaaaattcctgaagatagtggagtctatatatagcaaacctacagccaacatcatactcaatggtgaaaaactggaagcatttcccctcagatcaggtactagacagggctgcccactatcaccattactattcaacatagtgttggaagttcttgccatagcaatcaggcaggagcaaggaattaaaggaatacagattggaagagaagaagtcaaactctccttatttgcagatgacatgatagtatacatggaaaaacctaaggaatctagcaagaagcttttggaaatcatcaggcaatacagtaatgtgtcaggctataaaattaacattcaaaagtcagtggcattcctctatgcaaacactaagttagaagaaattgaaatccagaaatcagttcctttttctatagcaacaaaaacaataaaatatctaggaataaacctaaccaaagaagtgaaagacttgtatactgaaaattatgagtcactactcaaagaaattgaaaaagacacaaagaagtggaaagatattccatgctcatgggttggaagaattaacatcatcaaaatgaatatattacccagagccatctacaaatttaatgctatccccatcaagatcccaagcacattttttaggagaatagaacaaatgctacaaatgtttatctggaaccagaaaagacctagaattgccaaaacaatcttgagaaaaaagaacagaaccggaggcatcacactgccagatctcaaactatattatagggccattgtcatcaaaactgcttggtactggaacatgaacagacacactgaccagtggaatagaattgagagcccagaaatgaggccccacacctatggacatctaatctttgacaaaggggcccagactattacatggggaaaccagagtctcttcaacaaatggtgttggaaacaatgggttgaaacatgcagaagaatgaagctgaatcactgtatttcaccaaatacaaaagtaaattccaagtggatcaaggacttggatgttagaccacaaactatcagatacttagaggaaaatattggaagaacttttttccgcataaattttaaagacattttcaatgaaacgaatccaattacaaggaagactaaggcaagtataaacctatgggactacatcaaattaaaaagcttcttcacagcaaaagaaaccactacacaaaccaagagacccctcacagaatgggagaagatctttacatgccatacatcagataagagtttaataaccaacatatataaagagcttgccagactcaacaacaagacaacaaataaccccatccaaaaatggggggaggaattggacagaatattcaccacagaagagatccaaaaggccgagaaacacatgaaaaaatgctccaagtctctgattgtcagagaaatgcaaatcaagacaacaatgagatatcacttcactcctgtgagaatgtcacacatcagaaaaggtaacagcagcaaatgctggagagggtgtggggtcaaaggaaccctcctgcactgctggtgggaatggcaattggtccaacctctgtggagaacagtctggagaactctcagaaggctagaaatggacctaccctatgaccctgcaattcccctcctggggatatatcctaaggaacccaacacatccatccaaaaagatctgtgtacacatatgttcttggcagcacaatttgtaatagccaaaacctggaagcaacccaggtgtccaacaacagatgagtggctgagcaagttgtggtatatatacacaatggaatactactcagctgtaaaaaatggtgacttcaccgttttcagccgatcttggatggaccttgaaaaaatcatgttgagtgaaataagtcagaaacagaaggatgaatatgggatgatctcactctcaggccgaagttgaaaaacaagattagaaaagaaaacacaagtcgaacctgaaatggaattggagtattacaccaaagtaaaagactctggggtgggtgggtgggtgggtggggagaataccggtccatgaaaaatgatgaatgaaatagtgggggttgtattgctaaatgggaatctggggaatgttatgcatgtaaaaaaaaaaaaaagaagtagaaacgcaaagcagaaattgactgagtttggagtatggcaccaaagtaagaaagcagaagtatactagagtttgcagtgagtacctccctaatacttcctctccacttttccaagctttgggtctatgattgctcaacaatttgtttggctttgtatgttaactctcttttcagtcaccaggttccaggtgtcatcaggatgccggccagacttccctggattgaagacaccaccaatgtgtcctggagctcagcttccccagagacccaccctactagggaaagagagaggcagactgggagtatggaccgaccagtcaacgcccatgttcagcgaggaagcaattacagaagccagaccttctaccttctgcaaccctcaatgaccctgggtccatgctcccagagggatagagaatgggaaagctatcgggggagggggtgggatatggagattgggcagtgggaattgtgtggagttgtacccctcctaccctatggttttgttaattaatcctttcttaaataaaaaaaaataataaaaaaaaataaaaaggacagtgctagggcttgaacttggggcctctggtgcctcaggcttaagagtctgtGGTATTCTAGATGGTGCTCTCTCCCTGCCCaagacatcactttttttttttttgcctccagggttatcgctgggactcaaaTCCACTAATTCTAGagactacttttttccttttgttgcccttgttgtttatcagtgttcttattgctgtcattgttggataggacagagagaaactgggggaggaggggagacagagagggggagacaaagatagacacctgcagacctgctttaccacttgtgaagcgacccctcctgcaggttgggagctgggagctcaaaccaggatccttgagctgttccttacactttgtgccatgtgcacttaaaccgctgcaccactgcccagcccccaagacatcaaaattttaaaatgagcAAAAGTACTTTTCTCCAGAGCATAAGTATAAATGGCCAATAAGCACATAAAAAGGagacttagggagtcgggcggtggcgcagcgggttaagcgcaggtggcacaaagcacaaggaccggcggaaggatcccggttcaagcccccggctcccacctgcaggggagtctcttcacaagcggtgaagtaggtctgcaggtgtctgtctttctctccccctctctgtcttcccctcctctcaatttctctctgtcctatccaacaacaatgacatcaataacaacaacgttaaacaacaagggcaacaatagggaaaaaaataaatatttttaaaaaagacttaactTCCTTCATCatcaaaagaaatataaataaaatcacagtGAGATGTCACTTCACACACACACGAATAGTGAGCAATAATggaaataaaagcagaaaataaaaagtCTGGCTGAGGATGTAGAGAAATAGGAGTCCTCATCCACCACTGGTAGATATGTAaacaagagggctggggagacagcataatggttctgcaaaacctTTCATtccagaggcaccaaaggtccccagTTCTATCCCCAACTTCagcaaaaagccagagctgaacagtgttctcatgaatgaaagaaaggaagggagggagggagcaagggcaggagggaggaagaaagagagagaaggagagacggagagagggaggagtgggGGGGATTACCGTTATGATAATCctgagcataatcattatgcaataataccttcgtgcctgaggctcctaagtcccctggttccctccctcactccaccataagccagagctgtgcagcacTCTTGTCAGTctctaacaaaaacaaacaaaatattgggagggcgggcggtggcacacataTCACAACGCTCAAGCACAGggattggagcccctggtccccacctgcgggggggggggggggggggggggcggcgggaagctttgtaaatggtgaagcagagcacaggtgtctctctgtctctattcctcttcgtacccccttttcttcttgtttctggctctctctatccgacaaaaaaaaaataaagataattttattaaaggactttaaaataaaagaatctttAGAAAACATTCACTTTGTTTACTCTAAGTTTCATGGGTTTTGGATTTGattaaattaaatattgattCTATAGTACTCTAAGCTGGGAAGTAGATTGTTGTTcagtgacaaaataaaataatttgtttttctctgttgTTTACAACAATACTCAGCTTAAATATTTATTCTGGTAATGTGATTTAAATTGGACATTTTCATCAATGCAACTGAATGTGTAAGGAGCTATTTCAACCATACTAACTGAATTGGCAGTATACTTTTTACACTGGACTTTTCTCTAGTTGTA is a genomic window of Erinaceus europaeus chromosome 15, mEriEur2.1, whole genome shotgun sequence containing:
- the CHP2 gene encoding calcineurin B homologous protein 2, translated to MGSGSSHTATIPDLDDIRRETGFSQASLLRLYRRFRTLDQNKKGYLSRTDLEQIGALAVNPLGDRIIDSFFPDGNLKVDFAGFVRVLAHFRPIEEEDTGNQDPKEPEPLNSRMNKLRFAFQLYDLDRDGKISRQEMLQVLRLMVGVQVTEEQLESITDRTVQEADEDGDGAVSFHEFAKSLEKMNIEQKMSIRILK